From Brevibacillus marinus, a single genomic window includes:
- the istA gene encoding IS21 family transposase: protein MYIEIYQLKQLGLNVSQIARKLNISRNTVYKYLDMSPEEMQAFIESVKTRRKKLEPVESQVLQWLREYPDLSAAQIHDWLKERRLDVDVCESTVRNFVRRLREQHGIPKSKPMRQYEAVEDPPMGQQMQVDFGETKAHDLHRHPVRLWCITFVLSHSRYKYVEWQDRPFTTADVIRCHEDAFEFFGGMTKEIVYDQDHLLLVSENHGDLILTAQFAAYVRQRGFQIHMCRKQDPESKGRVENVVGFVKNNFARHRTFTHIDRWNEDCLAWLNRTGNGRMHHTTKKIPVEVFAEERRHLLPVPQKIQTESAPSITRRVRKDNTIVFQGNRYSLPLGTYTGPDTSVEIQVRSDKQLVAFDPATGKELARHRLHSGKGKLIKNTNHARDRSKGIDAYMEHVAARFPEPAQARTYLAIIREQKPRYIRDQLQWIDKQAKDADTNALQKALTYCLKHRLYQATDFVDALHHFAERKQAAEPTVPTGVQLLEEPQRQKLKMKPQVRPFKVYQAILEGAQ from the coding sequence ATGTATATCGAAATCTACCAACTGAAACAGTTGGGGCTCAATGTTTCCCAGATTGCCCGGAAACTGAACATCTCGCGAAACACCGTATACAAATACCTGGACATGTCGCCGGAAGAGATGCAGGCGTTCATCGAGTCGGTGAAGACGCGGCGTAAAAAGCTCGAGCCGGTTGAGTCCCAGGTTCTTCAATGGTTGCGAGAATATCCCGATCTGTCGGCTGCTCAGATTCATGACTGGTTGAAGGAACGACGCCTGGATGTCGACGTCTGCGAGAGCACCGTACGCAACTTTGTCCGGCGCTTGCGGGAGCAGCATGGCATACCCAAAAGTAAACCAATGCGCCAGTACGAAGCGGTTGAAGATCCGCCCATGGGACAGCAGATGCAAGTCGATTTCGGCGAAACGAAAGCGCACGATCTTCATCGGCATCCCGTACGATTATGGTGCATCACGTTCGTTCTATCCCATTCCCGGTACAAATACGTGGAATGGCAAGATCGACCGTTCACCACGGCAGACGTCATTCGCTGTCACGAGGACGCCTTCGAATTTTTCGGGGGCATGACCAAAGAAATTGTCTATGACCAGGATCACTTGCTGCTCGTCAGTGAAAACCACGGCGATCTGATCCTCACGGCCCAATTCGCCGCCTATGTCCGGCAGCGCGGATTCCAGATTCACATGTGCCGCAAGCAGGATCCGGAAAGCAAGGGGCGAGTGGAAAACGTCGTCGGTTTCGTGAAAAACAACTTCGCGCGCCATCGAACGTTTACCCACATCGACCGCTGGAACGAAGACTGCTTGGCTTGGCTCAACCGAACCGGAAACGGGCGGATGCATCACACGACGAAAAAAATACCGGTGGAGGTGTTCGCCGAAGAGCGGCGCCATCTCCTGCCGGTTCCCCAAAAAATACAAACGGAATCTGCCCCCAGTATAACAAGGCGGGTACGCAAAGACAATACGATTGTCTTTCAGGGGAACCGATACTCGCTGCCGCTTGGAACCTACACCGGCCCGGACACCTCTGTTGAAATCCAGGTGAGGTCGGACAAGCAGTTGGTGGCGTTCGACCCGGCAACCGGCAAGGAATTGGCTCGTCATCGGCTGCATTCAGGTAAAGGCAAGCTCATCAAAAACACCAATCATGCCCGGGATCGTTCCAAAGGGATTGACGCCTACATGGAACACGTAGCGGCCCGCTTTCCCGAACCGGCACAAGCCCGAACCTATCTGGCAATCATCCGGGAACAGAAACCGCGTTATATTCGGGATCAGTTGCAGTGGATCGATAAACAAGCCAAAGACGCTGACACAAACGCGCTTCAAAAAGCGTTAACCTATTGTTTGAAACATCGACTCTACCAGGCCACGGATTTTGTGGACGCCCTGCACCATTTCGCGGAACGAAAACAGGCCGCAGAACCAACCGTTCCGACAGGCGTACAGTTGTTGGAAGAGCCCCAGCGACAGAAGTTGAAGATGAAGCCGCAAGTTCGTCCGTTTAAAGTGTACCAAGCTATCCTGGAGGGAGCCCAATGA
- the glmM gene encoding phosphoglucosamine mutase: protein MGKYFGTDGVRGVANQQLTPELAFQIGRYGGYVLTRHKQEGKPKVVLGRDTRISGQMLESALIAGLLSVGAEVMRLGVIPTSGVAYLTRALGADAGVMISASHNPFPDNGIKFFGSDGFKLSDEVEQEIEQYLDMVVDTLPRPTGENIGSILEYLEGSQKYLSHLKNTVSEQFDGMKVVLDCANGAVSSLAARLFADVEAEVVTIGANPNGVNINDHCGSTHPEKLQEEVRKHKADLGLSFDGDADRCIAVDDKGEVVDGDYIMAICAQALKAKGKLNNNTVVTTVMANLGFFKAMEALGIHTTKTAVGDRYVVEEMVRGGYNLGGEQSGHIIFLDYNTTGDGLLTGLQLLNIIKESGKPLSELKQLMTKYPQLLVNVTVADKTKLAGNQAIEAVIREVEAELGGNGRVLVRPSGTEPIVRVMAEGPDAKQLEELVQRIAAVVKQELA, encoded by the coding sequence ATGGGGAAGTATTTCGGTACCGATGGTGTACGAGGTGTAGCCAATCAGCAGTTGACGCCGGAGTTGGCCTTTCAAATCGGCCGTTACGGCGGTTATGTGCTCACTCGACACAAACAGGAAGGAAAACCAAAGGTAGTGCTCGGACGGGATACCCGCATTTCCGGGCAAATGCTGGAATCTGCCTTAATCGCCGGATTGCTGTCCGTCGGAGCGGAAGTGATGCGGCTCGGGGTGATTCCCACGTCCGGCGTGGCGTATCTGACGCGGGCGCTGGGAGCAGACGCCGGGGTGATGATTTCCGCTTCACACAATCCGTTTCCCGATAATGGAATCAAGTTTTTTGGCAGTGACGGTTTTAAACTGTCCGATGAGGTGGAACAGGAAATCGAACAGTATCTCGATATGGTGGTAGATACCCTGCCCCGCCCAACCGGTGAAAACATTGGTTCAATCCTGGAGTACCTGGAGGGCAGCCAAAAGTACCTCTCACATCTGAAAAACACGGTAAGCGAGCAGTTTGACGGAATGAAGGTGGTTCTGGACTGCGCAAACGGAGCCGTCTCCTCGCTGGCTGCACGCCTGTTTGCCGACGTGGAAGCGGAAGTCGTTACGATCGGGGCAAACCCCAATGGGGTCAACATCAACGATCACTGCGGCTCTACCCACCCGGAAAAATTGCAGGAGGAAGTGCGGAAGCACAAAGCGGATCTCGGCCTTTCGTTTGACGGGGACGCGGATCGCTGCATCGCCGTCGATGATAAAGGCGAGGTGGTAGACGGGGATTACATCATGGCGATTTGCGCGCAGGCCCTGAAAGCAAAAGGCAAACTGAACAACAACACCGTTGTGACCACGGTGATGGCCAATCTGGGCTTCTTTAAGGCGATGGAAGCGCTCGGCATCCACACCACCAAAACGGCGGTGGGCGATCGTTATGTGGTGGAAGAGATGGTGCGTGGCGGATACAACTTGGGCGGAGAACAGTCCGGCCACATCATCTTCCTCGACTACAATACGACCGGCGACGGCCTGTTGACCGGCCTGCAATTGTTGAACATCATCAAGGAGTCGGGCAAGCCGCTGTCCGAACTGAAGCAGCTCATGACCAAATACCCACAGCTGCTGGTTAACGTGACGGTAGCCGACAAGACCAAGCTGGCCGGCAATCAGGCGATCGAGGCCGTGATTCGCGAGGTGGAAGCGGAACTGGGCGGCAACGGGCGCGTGCTTGTACGCCCCTCGGGCACGGAGCCAATCGTTCGCGTCATGGCGGAAGGGCCGGATGCCAAGCAGTTGGAAGAACTGGTCCAACGGATTGCTGCTGTCGTCAAGCAGGAACTGGCCTGA
- a CDS encoding CdaR family protein, which yields MDKWLNSHWFVKGIALLVAVLMWMVVNLNRDTGPMTEASQPMYIGGVEIKVLYDEEHYDLVQEPPQVKVMVESSNPFYRYNLVTPDQYEVFVDARGRGKGTHRLPVQHRGFPEEARIGITPSMVEITLEEKQTVEKEVEVELLGQVAPGYTPGTPIVKPHRVHVKVPESLVDDVAQVKATVNLDGATEQIEVTTELKVLDKKGNVISKAEVNPQTVEVNVPVTSPFVVVPLKLNLTNDLPDGYSLASVQTNTEEVTVYGPQDVISKINTYPSPPIDLRNVKTDQRLQLKMPVLDRVVKVEPEYLEVVLQVVPSTTKRLENVPLRITGLADQQRAKVLTLEGEEITTLTVELVGAPQILEQTSVDDVQVLVDVSNLPAGVHEIPIVYNLPNYVRTSAGSVKQVTVEITNAEE from the coding sequence ATGGATAAATGGTTAAACAGTCACTGGTTTGTCAAAGGAATTGCCTTGTTGGTGGCCGTTTTGATGTGGATGGTAGTCAATCTCAACCGGGACACTGGACCGATGACGGAAGCAAGCCAGCCGATGTACATTGGCGGCGTTGAGATCAAGGTTTTGTACGACGAGGAACATTACGACCTGGTGCAAGAACCACCGCAGGTAAAAGTCATGGTGGAGAGCAGCAATCCATTTTATCGTTACAACCTGGTGACACCCGATCAATACGAAGTGTTCGTTGATGCGCGCGGGCGCGGAAAGGGGACGCACCGCCTCCCGGTGCAGCATAGAGGGTTCCCCGAGGAAGCAAGGATCGGGATCACCCCGAGCATGGTCGAGATCACGCTGGAAGAGAAGCAAACAGTGGAAAAAGAAGTGGAAGTGGAATTGCTGGGGCAGGTTGCACCGGGGTACACGCCCGGCACTCCGATCGTCAAGCCGCACCGCGTCCACGTCAAAGTACCGGAAAGCCTGGTGGACGATGTGGCACAGGTCAAAGCAACCGTGAACCTGGATGGAGCGACGGAACAAATCGAAGTGACCACGGAACTGAAGGTACTGGACAAGAAGGGGAACGTCATCTCGAAAGCGGAAGTGAATCCGCAAACCGTGGAGGTAAACGTGCCCGTCACCAGTCCGTTTGTCGTCGTACCGTTGAAATTGAACTTGACGAACGACTTGCCGGATGGATATAGTTTGGCTAGTGTACAAACCAATACGGAAGAGGTGACCGTATACGGTCCACAGGACGTGATCAGCAAAATCAACACGTATCCGTCACCGCCAATCGATTTGCGCAATGTGAAAACGGACCAACGGCTGCAGCTGAAGATGCCGGTGTTGGATCGGGTCGTCAAAGTGGAGCCTGAGTATCTGGAAGTCGTCCTGCAGGTGGTTCCGTCCACGACCAAGCGGCTGGAAAATGTGCCGTTGCGGATAACCGGTCTGGCGGACCAGCAGCGGGCCAAAGTTTTGACGTTGGAGGGCGAGGAGATTACCACTCTCACCGTCGAATTAGTCGGCGCTCCGCAAATCCTGGAGCAGACCTCTGTCGATGATGTTCAGGTTCTTGTTGACGTCAGCAACCTGCCAGCCGGGGTGCACGAGATCCCGATCGTCTACAATCTGCCGAACTATGTGCGGACATCGGCGGGATCGGTCAAGCAGGTAACAGTAGAAATCACCAATGCAGAAGAATGA
- the cdaA gene encoding diadenylate cyclase CdaA, which produces MGSIEYGNLLRYVIDILLVTYIIYKLLMLIRGTRAVQLLKGILVIVITWLLSSYFELTTLHFLMSQAVTFGVLALVIIFQPELRRALEQLGRGRFFSRSSSIDEEEIARRTVQEIVKSVTYMAKRRIGALIVVERETGLNDYVETGIQINGKVSSELLINIFIPNTPLHDGAVIIRKETILAAGCYLPLSENPFISKELGTRHRAAIGMSEVSDGLSIVVSEETGQVSLAMNGEVRRNIQEEQLTELLFESLHPPVKSKSIVSRWQWRRKDG; this is translated from the coding sequence ATGGGATCGATTGAATATGGGAATCTACTCCGTTACGTGATCGATATCTTGTTGGTCACGTACATTATCTATAAATTGCTCATGCTGATTCGCGGTACGAGGGCTGTTCAGCTGCTGAAAGGGATCCTGGTGATTGTGATCACATGGCTCTTGAGCAGCTACTTTGAGTTGACAACCCTCCATTTTTTAATGTCTCAGGCGGTGACGTTTGGTGTGCTGGCGCTCGTCATTATCTTTCAGCCTGAACTGCGGCGGGCCTTGGAACAGTTGGGAAGAGGGCGATTCTTTTCCCGTTCGTCGTCGATTGATGAAGAAGAGATCGCCCGGCGGACGGTCCAGGAAATTGTCAAGTCGGTGACCTATATGGCGAAGCGCAGGATCGGGGCGCTGATCGTGGTGGAGCGCGAAACCGGACTGAACGATTACGTTGAGACGGGGATCCAGATCAATGGAAAAGTCAGTTCCGAACTGCTGATCAATATTTTTATCCCCAACACCCCGCTGCACGACGGGGCGGTGATCATCCGCAAGGAGACGATTCTCGCCGCCGGCTGCTACCTGCCTTTGTCGGAAAACCCCTTTATCTCCAAGGAACTAGGGACGCGCCACCGTGCGGCAATCGGGATGAGCGAGGTATCAGATGGGTTGTCGATCGTCGTCTCGGAGGAAACGGGCCAAGTGTCGCTGGCCATGAATGGGGAAGTGCGCCGCAACATCCAGGAAGAGCAGTTGACGGAACTGTTGTTCGAATCGCTGCATCCACCGGTTAAGAGCAAATCCATAGTCAGCCGCTGGCAATGGAGGCGAAAAGATGGATAA
- a CDS encoding aspartyl-phosphate phosphatase Spo0E family protein, which produces MCNQLVLRQIEELRQQLNELYKLHSVITPELVELSEQLDLLLNKLAYSTIDCN; this is translated from the coding sequence ATGTGCAATCAACTTGTACTTCGGCAGATCGAGGAATTGCGTCAGCAGTTGAACGAACTGTACAAGCTACACTCCGTCATCACCCCGGAACTGGTGGAACTAAGCGAACAGTTGGATCTTTTGCTGAACAAACTGGCGTATTCAACTATAGACTGTAACTAG
- a CDS encoding stage II sporulation protein M — protein sequence MLYYPMEKERIVLVRKLKELWMGNRWYFAVGSLLMLGGALIGFFQAETIQQLAQSMLSRLQQIADSLKENNTPANAFWLIFKNNVTSSVAMMVLGLFFAIIPVSGLISNGVLLGYILEVMHSKGINWLQVFVIGILPHGIFELPAVIFAASLGIRYGVLVMRSIGLLLGAGQKERVKNDWLTVFRQFPSALFTVIALLFVAAVIESVLTPRLVQNTFGTTV from the coding sequence ATGCTGTACTATCCCATGGAAAAGGAGCGAATCGTTTTGGTGCGCAAACTGAAGGAACTTTGGATGGGGAACAGGTGGTACTTCGCGGTAGGCAGTCTGCTGATGCTGGGAGGAGCCCTGATCGGATTTTTTCAGGCGGAAACGATTCAACAACTGGCGCAAAGCATGCTTTCCCGCCTGCAGCAAATCGCAGACTCGTTAAAGGAAAACAATACGCCAGCCAATGCGTTTTGGCTCATTTTCAAAAACAATGTGACCAGTTCTGTTGCGATGATGGTTCTTGGTTTGTTTTTTGCGATTATCCCGGTTAGCGGCCTGATCTCAAACGGTGTATTGTTGGGCTATATTCTGGAAGTGATGCATTCCAAAGGGATCAACTGGCTGCAGGTGTTTGTAATCGGCATCCTGCCGCATGGGATCTTTGAACTGCCCGCGGTCATCTTCGCTGCGTCCCTGGGAATCCGCTACGGAGTATTGGTGATGCGCTCCATTGGGCTCCTGTTGGGGGCGGGGCAGAAAGAACGCGTGAAAAATGACTGGCTGACCGTCTTTCGCCAGTTTCCGTCAGCTCTCTTTACCGTGATTGCCCTGCTGTTTGTCGCGGCCGTCATCGAGAGCGTGCTCACACCCCGCTTGGTTCAGAATACATTCGGAACAACCGTTTAG
- a CDS encoding zf-HC2 domain-containing protein yields the protein MECRDFRLLIHEFLDGDIDELANNLLQEHLQACGDCRRHRHELQKVIALVQSTSHVQAPADFTQRVLAQLPAPTKGNLLSIWLKQHPFIAAAAVFFILMSGSLAASWFESNSTLQVTSNDLGQLLVDEQRNMVVVPEGVVVTGDLIVRNGNVEVLGAVEGNVVAIEGKVFTASTAQIAGEVESIEEIFEWIWYQLKKIGNDLLPFAH from the coding sequence ATGGAGTGCAGAGACTTCCGTCTCCTGATTCATGAATTTCTGGATGGGGACATTGATGAACTGGCTAACAACCTTCTGCAAGAACATCTGCAGGCGTGTGGCGATTGTCGACGTCACCGACACGAACTGCAAAAGGTGATCGCTCTGGTTCAAAGCACGTCCCATGTTCAGGCACCGGCTGATTTTACCCAGCGGGTGCTCGCGCAGCTGCCCGCGCCGACCAAAGGGAACCTGTTGTCGATTTGGCTCAAGCAGCATCCGTTTATCGCCGCCGCCGCCGTCTTCTTCATTCTGATGTCTGGCAGTCTCGCCGCCTCCTGGTTTGAATCCAACTCGACGCTCCAGGTTACGTCCAATGACTTGGGCCAACTGCTCGTAGACGAGCAGCGCAATATGGTGGTCGTACCCGAAGGAGTGGTTGTCACGGGCGACCTGATCGTGCGCAACGGGAATGTGGAAGTGCTGGGAGCAGTGGAAGGAAACGTCGTAGCCATTGAGGGGAAAGTCTTCACCGCCTCGACTGCCCAGATCGCGGGAGAGGTTGAGTCAATTGAAGAGATTTTTGAATGGATCTGGTATCAGTTGAAAAAAATCGGAAATGACTTGCTTCCTTTCGCCCATTAG
- the glmS gene encoding glutamine--fructose-6-phosphate transaminase (isomerizing) produces MCGIVGYIGEKNAQQIIMEGLRKLEYRGYDSAGIAVLTESGLAIDKAKGRLAVLDERLQQKPLTGCVGIGHTRWATHGKPSDENAHPHTDQAAAFAVVHNGIVENYLSIKEELLAKGYTFTSETDTEVIAHLLADSYDGDLVSTVRRVVRRMRGAYALGILSVHEPDKLVAVRLASPLIVGVGDGESFIGSDIPAMLEHTRDVYILQEGEMAVLTRDGVELLSVESGERVERELFHVEWDLVQAEKGGYDSFMLKEIYEQPQAVRDTIGPRIDPAAKRVVLPELAMSAEELARYDRIYIVACGTSMHAGLVGKDVIEKLTRVPVEVAIASEFRYRDPIVTPTTLMIVISQSGETADTLAALREAKKRGVKVLAITNVVGSSVAREADEVMFTWAGPEVAVASTKAYTSQVVALYLFALYLAQVKGTQTDEQIAAIVQQLEQIPQKIAAILKDTEGLRRFAESIKDVSSLFFIGRGLDYAVSLEGSLKLKEISYIHSEAYAAGELKHGTLALIEEGVPVIALVTQPDLYDKMVSNIVEVKARGARVLGFAVEGDSELAKTVDQVVHIPATLPFLSPVLTVIPLQLLAYYTSVARGLDVDKPRNLAKSVTVE; encoded by the coding sequence ATGTGTGGCATCGTTGGCTATATTGGAGAGAAAAACGCACAGCAGATCATCATGGAAGGTCTGCGCAAGCTGGAGTACCGCGGCTACGACTCGGCCGGCATCGCCGTCTTGACCGAGTCGGGTTTGGCAATCGACAAAGCAAAGGGGCGTTTGGCCGTTTTGGACGAGCGCCTGCAGCAAAAACCGCTGACCGGCTGCGTGGGCATTGGCCATACGCGCTGGGCGACGCATGGCAAGCCTTCCGATGAAAACGCGCATCCCCATACGGATCAAGCGGCGGCTTTTGCGGTTGTGCACAACGGGATCGTGGAAAATTACTTGTCGATCAAGGAAGAGCTGTTGGCCAAAGGGTACACCTTCACTTCGGAGACGGATACGGAAGTAATCGCCCATCTGCTCGCCGACAGCTACGACGGCGACCTTGTCTCAACCGTGCGGCGTGTGGTGCGGCGGATGCGCGGCGCATACGCATTGGGGATCCTGTCCGTACACGAGCCGGATAAGCTGGTGGCGGTTCGCCTGGCCAGCCCGCTGATCGTCGGAGTAGGAGACGGGGAGAGTTTTATCGGCTCTGACATTCCGGCGATGTTGGAACATACCCGCGATGTCTACATTCTCCAGGAAGGGGAGATGGCTGTTTTGACCCGCGATGGCGTCGAACTGCTGTCCGTGGAGAGCGGCGAGCGGGTGGAACGTGAGCTGTTCCATGTGGAGTGGGACCTGGTACAGGCAGAAAAAGGCGGCTACGACTCCTTTATGTTGAAGGAAATCTACGAACAGCCGCAGGCGGTACGCGATACGATTGGCCCGCGCATCGATCCGGCTGCCAAGCGCGTCGTCCTGCCGGAGCTTGCGATGAGCGCGGAGGAATTGGCGCGCTACGACCGGATTTACATTGTCGCCTGCGGGACCTCCATGCATGCGGGACTGGTCGGGAAAGATGTGATCGAGAAGCTGACCCGCGTCCCGGTGGAAGTGGCGATTGCCTCCGAATTCCGCTACCGCGATCCGATCGTCACGCCCACCACGCTGATGATCGTGATCAGCCAATCCGGCGAGACCGCCGACACTTTGGCGGCGCTGCGCGAAGCCAAAAAACGGGGCGTCAAGGTACTGGCGATCACCAACGTCGTCGGCAGTTCCGTCGCCCGGGAAGCGGATGAAGTGATGTTTACCTGGGCCGGTCCGGAAGTGGCGGTTGCTTCCACCAAAGCGTACACCTCGCAGGTGGTGGCCCTTTACCTGTTCGCGCTTTACCTGGCGCAGGTAAAAGGAACGCAGACGGATGAGCAAATCGCCGCAATCGTGCAGCAGTTGGAGCAAATCCCGCAGAAGATCGCGGCGATTCTGAAGGACACGGAGGGTCTGCGCCGTTTTGCCGAGAGCATCAAGGACGTGAGCAGTCTGTTCTTCATCGGACGCGGTCTGGACTACGCTGTATCGTTGGAAGGGTCGCTGAAGTTAAAAGAGATTTCCTATATCCACTCCGAGGCGTATGCCGCGGGTGAACTGAAGCACGGCACGCTGGCCTTGATCGAGGAGGGCGTTCCGGTGATTGCGCTGGTTACCCAGCCCGACCTGTACGACAAGATGGTCAGCAACATCGTGGAGGTAAAAGCTCGCGGTGCCCGTGTCCTCGGCTTCGCGGTGGAAGGTGACAGCGAATTGGCGAAAACGGTGGACCAAGTGGTGCATATCCCGGCCACGCTGCCGTTTCTCTCTCCCGTATTGACCGTCATTCCTCTACAGCTGCTCGCTTACTACACCTCCGTCGCGCGCGGTTTGGATGTGGATAAACCGCGGAATTTGGCCAAAAGCGTGACGGTGGAGTAA
- a CDS encoding sigma-70 family RNA polymerase sigma factor produces MEFVERRLTQRAKRGDREAFAELVEIYKDKIFQLAYRMTGSRQEAEDIAQETFLPATNLCIDRKRKKRPDFSLDEQVDGAEGLDWYSRLSAKDMTPEESVMTRELQDTVQGALLQLSPKYRSIMILRYIEDLTLQEISAVLELPITTIKTRIHRGREALRKKLRFM; encoded by the coding sequence ATGGAATTCGTAGAAAGACGGCTGACGCAGCGGGCAAAGCGAGGTGACCGGGAAGCGTTTGCCGAACTGGTCGAAATATACAAGGACAAGATCTTCCAGCTTGCTTACCGCATGACGGGCAGCCGGCAAGAAGCAGAAGATATCGCACAGGAGACGTTTTTGCCTGCGACCAACCTATGTATAGACAGGAAACGGAAAAAGAGGCCGGATTTTTCCCTCGACGAACAGGTCGACGGTGCAGAGGGCCTGGATTGGTATTCCCGACTTTCCGCGAAAGACATGACGCCGGAAGAAAGCGTCATGACGCGGGAACTGCAGGACACGGTGCAAGGCGCCTTGTTGCAGTTGTCACCGAAGTACCGTTCCATTATGATCCTGCGCTACATTGAAGATCTGACGCTGCAGGAGATTAGTGCCGTCCTGGAACTTCCGATCACGACCATCAAGACGAGAATTCATCGCGGCCGGGAAGCCCTGCGCAAAAAGCTGCGATTCATGTGA
- the rocF gene encoding arginase has product MNKQISMIGVPLDLGADRRGVDMGPSAIRYAGVVERLERMGYSVKDLGDLSVPRPVGFSETENHKYLDEVVETNTQLADTVARVMEGGRFPLVLGGDHSIAIGTIAGVAKSVQNLGVIWFDAHGDLNTGETSPSGNIHGMPLAASLGFGHERLVQIAGYAPKVKPENVVIIGARDLDSGERALIKKLGIKVYTMHEIDRLGMTRVMEEAIDHVSRGTDGVHLSLDLDGLDPHDAPGVGTPVIGGISYREGHLAMEMLAEADILISAEFVEVNPILDRQNMTARVAVALMSSAFGDKLL; this is encoded by the coding sequence ATGAACAAACAGATCAGCATGATTGGCGTACCGCTTGATTTGGGGGCAGATCGCCGCGGCGTGGACATGGGACCAAGTGCAATTCGCTACGCAGGTGTCGTCGAACGCCTGGAGCGGATGGGTTATTCGGTCAAGGATTTGGGCGATCTTTCCGTTCCCCGTCCCGTTGGCTTTTCGGAGACGGAAAACCACAAGTATCTCGATGAAGTGGTGGAGACGAATACCCAGCTGGCGGACACCGTTGCCCGCGTCATGGAGGGAGGGCGCTTCCCGCTTGTTTTGGGCGGCGACCACAGCATCGCGATTGGCACGATTGCAGGAGTGGCCAAAAGCGTGCAAAACCTGGGCGTTATCTGGTTTGACGCGCACGGAGATTTGAATACCGGGGAAACGTCTCCCTCCGGCAACATTCACGGGATGCCGCTGGCAGCCAGCCTGGGCTTTGGTCATGAGCGCCTCGTGCAAATCGCCGGCTATGCTCCTAAAGTGAAACCGGAAAACGTCGTGATTATTGGGGCCCGCGACCTGGACAGCGGGGAGCGGGCGCTGATTAAAAAACTGGGCATAAAGGTGTACACGATGCACGAGATTGATCGCCTGGGCATGACCCGGGTAATGGAAGAGGCGATTGATCACGTCAGTCGGGGAACCGATGGCGTCCATTTAAGCTTGGATCTGGACGGACTTGACCCGCATGATGCCCCAGGAGTCGGCACGCCGGTGATCGGCGGCATATCGTATCGCGAGGGACATTTGGCGATGGAAATGTTGGCGGAAGCAGATATCCTCATCTCGGCCGAGTTCGTGGAGGTAAATCCGATTCTGGATCGACAGAACATGACAGCGCGCGTCGCCGTCGCTTTGATGAGCTCTGCATTTGGAGACAAACTGCTTTGA
- the pdaB gene encoding polysaccharide deacetylase family sporulation protein PdaB: MKRIYVINAKKLKQIIIIFTALLFALSIAYYERDAIAVFTKGKAKEPQAIYKVDTNEKKVALTFDISWGEMRPGPIIDILQEKNVKDVTFFLSSPWSQRHPETVKKIVEAGFEIGSHGHKYDFYSKYTDEEIRTQIGKAHTILTELTGVKPTLLRLPNGDFDKRVLQIANEMGYTVIQWDTDSKDWLNPGVEQIVNNVVSNVHPGDIILMHASDSCKQTHLALPIIIDKLRAQGYQFVTVSQLLAGSQLKLQEVN; this comes from the coding sequence TTGAAACGCATCTATGTCATCAACGCGAAGAAGCTGAAACAGATCATCATCATTTTTACCGCTTTGCTGTTTGCTCTGAGCATCGCTTACTATGAAAGGGATGCCATTGCCGTCTTCACAAAGGGGAAAGCAAAAGAACCGCAAGCGATTTATAAAGTGGATACCAACGAGAAGAAAGTAGCGCTTACCTTTGACATAAGCTGGGGAGAAATGCGGCCTGGCCCGATCATCGATATTTTGCAAGAAAAAAATGTAAAAGACGTTACTTTTTTTCTCTCATCGCCATGGAGCCAGCGTCATCCGGAGACGGTCAAAAAAATTGTGGAAGCGGGATTCGAGATTGGTTCCCACGGACACAAGTACGATTTTTACAGCAAGTACACCGACGAGGAAATTCGCACCCAGATCGGCAAGGCGCATACGATTCTGACAGAACTTACCGGAGTAAAGCCAACCCTGCTGCGTCTGCCAAATGGCGATTTTGATAAACGCGTTTTGCAGATCGCCAATGAAATGGGCTATACGGTTATCCAATGGGATACGGACTCCAAAGACTGGCTCAATCCCGGCGTTGAACAAATTGTCAACAATGTTGTCTCCAACGTTCATCCAGGTGATATCATCCTGATGCACGCCAGTGATTCCTGCAAACAGACACACTTGGCGTTACCCATCATTATTGACAAACTGCGTGCGCAAGGTTACCAGTTTGTCACCGTAT